A genomic segment from Alteribacillus bidgolensis encodes:
- a CDS encoding segregation/condensation protein A, producing the protein MKRYNVKIDSFEGPLDLLLHLIHQAEVDIYNIPAAVITEQYCQYVQTMQELELDVASEYLVMAATLLEIKSKMLLPQDTEYKEEDLVDIEEDPREELLSRLVKYKKYKEAAHHLKEKEKTASSYYAKAPTVHHQENDDSSESESTLPEDLTLFDMLKAYQKLKKRIRVSSSQMTTVKAEEISIEEKMDDIVHILEKKQGEIKFYDLFLTREKPHIVVTFLAVLELMKHKKVTCIQAANFEDIKVEYIEEAAY; encoded by the coding sequence ATGAAGCGTTACAATGTTAAAATCGACAGCTTCGAGGGACCACTAGACCTTTTATTGCATTTAATTCATCAAGCAGAAGTTGATATTTATAATATACCGGCGGCTGTAATTACGGAACAATATTGTCAATATGTACAGACTATGCAGGAACTTGAACTTGATGTTGCTAGTGAATATTTAGTTATGGCAGCAACATTGTTAGAAATTAAAAGCAAAATGCTTCTGCCACAAGACACAGAATATAAAGAAGAAGACCTAGTTGACATAGAAGAAGATCCGAGAGAAGAACTATTAAGCAGGTTAGTGAAGTATAAGAAATATAAAGAAGCTGCTCATCACTTAAAAGAAAAAGAAAAAACAGCAAGCTCTTATTATGCTAAAGCTCCTACAGTACATCATCAAGAAAACGATGATTCTTCGGAAAGTGAGAGTACATTACCGGAAGATTTAACTTTATTTGATATGCTTAAAGCTTATCAAAAACTGAAAAAAAGAATTCGAGTATCTTCTTCTCAAATGACTACTGTTAAAGCGGAAGAAATTTCAATTGAAGAAAAAATGGATGATATTGTACATATTTTGGAAAAAAAACAGGGAGAAATAAAATTTTATGATTTGTTTTTGACTCGTGAAAAGCCTCATATTGTTGTTACTTTTTTAGCTGTATTAGAGCTGATGAAACATAAGAAGGTAACATGTATACAAGCAGCTAATTTTGAAGATATCAAGGTGGAATATATAGAGGAGGCGGCTTATTAA
- a CDS encoding GNAT family N-acetyltransferase yields the protein MFIKFKSAYKKIAMGLLSYMPEEKDVKKLQETIRNYEENEQWQLYLWKEADDIIGVLGLYFYEDNTARLQHLCVNPSYRDEGIGRKMVLTMKERLDGDLIGCDETVEFLGACIEDNEKNKQTGEVSG from the coding sequence ATGTTTATTAAATTCAAATCAGCCTATAAAAAAATTGCCATGGGATTGCTCTCTTATATGCCTGAAGAAAAGGACGTTAAGAAATTACAGGAAACAATAAGAAATTATGAAGAAAACGAACAATGGCAGTTATATTTGTGGAAAGAAGCTGATGATATTATCGGTGTACTTGGTCTTTATTTTTATGAAGACAATACAGCGAGATTACAACACCTATGTGTTAATCCATCTTATCGAGACGAAGGAATTGGCAGAAAAATGGTGTTAACAATGAAAGAAAGATTAGATGGAGATCTTATTGGCTGTGACGAAACCGTAGAGTTTCTAGGAGCATGTATAGAAGATAATGAAAAAAATAAACAAACAGGTGAAGTGAGCGGGTAA
- a CDS encoding riboflavin synthase has translation MFTGIIEEKAAVKKIEETDEAMILTIEANTIMDGIRLGDSISVNGVCLTVTSFQSNYFTVDVMPETIKATSLKVLSEGAKVNLERAMSFDGRFGGHFVTGHVDTTGTIRSITPYENAYYIDIELPRQIMTYVMVKGSVAVDGISLTVFGADDENNILTISIIPHTWQETILNEKKIGDPVNIEADMLMKYTEKLLNTRQKTAENITEETLKDNGFM, from the coding sequence TTGTTTACAGGGATTATAGAAGAGAAAGCCGCTGTAAAAAAAATCGAGGAAACCGATGAGGCTATGATTTTAACAATTGAGGCTAACACTATTATGGATGGTATACGTCTTGGTGACAGTATTTCAGTTAACGGCGTTTGTTTAACGGTTACTTCATTCCAATCAAATTATTTCACCGTGGATGTTATGCCTGAAACAATAAAAGCCACCAGTTTAAAGGTGCTCTCAGAAGGAGCTAAAGTAAATCTCGAACGGGCAATGTCTTTTGATGGCAGATTTGGAGGACATTTTGTTACAGGGCATGTTGACACCACAGGTACTATCCGTTCCATCACTCCATACGAAAATGCTTATTATATTGATATTGAGCTTCCTAGACAGATTATGACATATGTCATGGTGAAAGGATCAGTCGCAGTGGATGGAATAAGCCTGACTGTATTTGGAGCTGATGATGAAAACAACATTTTAACTATTTCCATTATTCCCCATACGTGGCAAGAAACGATTTTAAATGAAAAAAAGATCGGGGACCCTGTAAATATTGAAGCAGATATGCTGATGAAATATACTGAAAAACTGTTAAATACCCGTCAAAAAACAGCTGAAAACATAACGGAGGAAACATTAAAAGATAATGGTTTTATGTAA
- the ribD gene encoding bifunctional diaminohydroxyphosphoribosylaminopyrimidine deaminase/5-amino-6-(5-phosphoribosylamino)uracil reductase RibD yields the protein MTDIEYMKLALQMAHSTKGQTSPNPVVGAIVVKNGRVAGMGAHLKAGTEHAEVLALNMAGSDAEGATIYVTLEPCSHFGKTPPCADLIIDKKVKRAVVATLDPNPQVSGNGVRKLKKAGIEVTVGVKKEEADWLNRHFFHYIRTGLPYVTLKSAASIDGKTATHTGESQWITGPRAREDGHILRHEHDAILVGIGTVLKDNPSLTVRTSTGGIHPVRIILDHQLRTPLTAKLLTDKQAPVWIFCSKEADSTKINRLEKAGAEVISISSKIEAGEVLQVLGKRKIQSVYVEGGAAVHGSFLEAKAFQEIVCYIAPKLIGGADAPTVIGGTGFSSMAQVPELDVVSLEQLESDIKMVAVPKRSKE from the coding sequence ATGACAGATATAGAATATATGAAGCTGGCTTTACAAATGGCCCATTCTACAAAAGGACAGACGTCCCCTAATCCTGTAGTTGGAGCTATCGTTGTAAAAAATGGAAGAGTTGCCGGTATGGGTGCACATTTAAAAGCTGGGACAGAACATGCAGAAGTCCTTGCACTGAATATGGCAGGCAGTGATGCAGAAGGCGCAACCATTTATGTTACTCTTGAGCCATGCAGCCATTTTGGAAAAACACCCCCATGTGCTGATTTAATAATAGATAAAAAAGTAAAACGTGCTGTGGTGGCAACACTAGATCCAAATCCTCAAGTATCAGGAAATGGTGTTCGAAAATTAAAAAAAGCAGGAATAGAAGTGACAGTGGGGGTGAAAAAAGAAGAAGCAGATTGGCTGAACCGGCATTTTTTTCATTATATTCGGACAGGACTCCCATACGTAACCTTAAAATCAGCAGCTTCAATAGATGGAAAGACAGCAACACATACAGGAGAAAGCCAGTGGATTACAGGTCCTCGTGCACGTGAAGACGGACACATTTTACGTCATGAACATGACGCTATATTAGTTGGTATCGGTACGGTATTAAAAGATAATCCGTCCCTTACAGTAAGAACTTCTACTGGCGGTATACATCCTGTACGAATAATACTCGACCACCAATTAAGAACACCTCTTACAGCGAAATTGCTGACTGATAAGCAAGCTCCCGTTTGGATTTTTTGTTCAAAAGAAGCAGACAGCACCAAAATAAATCGCTTGGAGAAAGCGGGAGCTGAGGTAATCTCGATTTCTTCAAAAATTGAGGCGGGTGAAGTACTGCAAGTTTTGGGGAAGCGAAAGATTCAATCTGTTTACGTAGAAGGCGGCGCAGCAGTTCACGGAAGCTTTTTAGAAGCAAAAGCTTTCCAAGAAATTGTCTGTTATATTGCACCTAAATTAATCGGAGGTGCTGATGCTCCTACCGTGATAGGAGGAACAGGATTTTCTTCAATGGCACAAGTGCCTGAACTAGATGTAGTTTCATTAGAACAGCTAGAGTCAGACATTAAAATGGTAGCTGTTCCCAAAAGAAGTAAGGAGTGA
- a CDS encoding stage V sporulation protein AA, which produces MHQQIYMQLYTGITVQPGQDLYLKDVARLEGEAESLRPLMSVHLYSISRTDKTHVVLDILTILQKIHKQFPEIDITVVGPEQTVIEVTIEKKLISPLMLVLVWFLLFTGAALAIMNFHEDVSMLAVHQKLYTLVTGKQSEQPLLLQVPYSIGLGLGMILFFNHVFKKRINEEPSPLEIEMFHYKKDIEEYLADTESDRSSKPWQSKLYSPYSSD; this is translated from the coding sequence ATGCACCAACAAATATATATGCAGTTATATACCGGGATAACGGTACAGCCAGGCCAGGATCTGTATCTTAAGGATGTTGCACGTCTCGAGGGGGAAGCAGAAAGTCTTCGTCCTCTAATGTCTGTTCACTTGTACAGTATAAGCCGTACAGATAAAACGCACGTAGTTCTTGATATATTAACTATTCTACAAAAAATCCATAAACAATTCCCTGAGATTGATATTACTGTGGTTGGTCCCGAGCAAACGGTAATTGAAGTAACGATTGAAAAAAAGCTTATTTCTCCTCTAATGCTGGTTTTAGTCTGGTTTCTATTGTTTACTGGTGCTGCTCTGGCTATTATGAATTTTCACGAAGATGTCAGTATGCTGGCCGTTCATCAAAAGCTGTACACCCTTGTTACTGGAAAACAGAGTGAACAGCCTTTATTATTGCAGGTTCCTTATTCGATTGGATTAGGCCTTGGCATGATTTTATTTTTTAACCATGTATTCAAAAAAAGAATCAATGAAGAGCCTAGCCCGCTTGAAATTGAAATGTTTCATTATAAAAAAGATATTGAAGAATACCTAGCTGACACAGAATCTGATCGGAGTTCAAAACCTTGGCAGTCGAAGCTTTATTCGCCATATTCATCGGATTAA
- the ribH gene encoding 6,7-dimethyl-8-ribityllumazine synthase: MANIYEGTLVGTGLKIGIAAGRFNEFITSKLLSGAEDALKRHGLEETDIDVAWVPGAFEIPYAAKKMAETGKYDAIITLGTVIKGSTPHFDYVCGEVAKGVGNLSLEKGLPVIFGVLTTNTIEQAIERAGTKAGNKGAEAALAAIEMANLDKNIKKE, from the coding sequence ATGGCAAATATTTATGAAGGAACCCTAGTAGGAACCGGTTTAAAAATAGGCATTGCAGCCGGAAGATTTAATGAATTTATTACGAGTAAACTTCTAAGCGGGGCTGAAGACGCGTTAAAACGCCACGGATTGGAAGAAACTGATATTGATGTAGCATGGGTACCTGGAGCGTTTGAAATTCCATATGCTGCAAAAAAAATGGCTGAAACCGGAAAATATGATGCAATTATTACGTTAGGAACAGTCATTAAAGGTTCGACACCACACTTTGATTATGTTTGCGGGGAAGTAGCAAAAGGAGTAGGAAACTTATCGTTAGAAAAAGGATTACCAGTCATTTTTGGTGTATTAACGACGAATACCATTGAACAAGCTATAGAAAGAGCGGGTACGAAAGCAGGGAATAAAGGTGCTGAAGCGGCTTTAGCAGCAATTGAAATGGCGAATCTTGATAAAAACATAAAAAAAGAGTAA
- a CDS encoding DUF309 domain-containing protein: MYPEAYIQYLVQFHGYRDFFECHEILEEHWKEKETRNRDKYWVGLIQVAVGLYHHRRENWRGARKTFQNARSIIQENKTSLQQLGLDTSQFIQLIDERISDLLLHKVYTDMNLPITDTALIEQCRQECEANQVTWLADSDLDDPYIVHRHILRDRTSVTKERLHQKLLREQKKLSRS; the protein is encoded by the coding sequence ATGTATCCTGAAGCATACATTCAATATTTAGTACAATTTCATGGTTATAGAGATTTTTTTGAATGTCACGAAATTCTTGAAGAACATTGGAAAGAAAAAGAGACTCGAAATCGCGACAAATACTGGGTAGGTTTAATTCAAGTGGCAGTCGGCCTTTATCACCATAGAAGAGAAAATTGGCGAGGAGCCCGAAAAACATTTCAAAATGCCCGCAGCATTATACAAGAAAATAAAACTTCTCTTCAACAGTTAGGTCTTGATACAAGTCAATTTATTCAATTAATTGATGAAAGAATTTCTGATCTTTTACTCCATAAGGTTTATACTGATATGAACCTTCCTATTACGGATACAGCATTAATTGAACAATGCAGACAGGAATGTGAAGCGAATCAAGTAACATGGTTAGCTGACAGCGACCTCGATGATCCGTATATTGTCCACCGTCACATTTTACGAGACCGGACAAGTGTGACAAAGGAACGGCTTCACCAAAAATTATTAAGAGAGCAAAAAAAGCTGTCCCGGAGTTAA
- the lysA gene encoding diaminopimelate decarboxylase — translation MYLHGTSKINSLGHLEIGGVDTVDIAKKYGTPVYVYDVALIRERASGFKKAFEEAGVQHQVAYASKAFSCIAMVQLADQLGLSLDIVSGGELMTAKKAGFPMERVHFHGNNKSPEEIKFALDLGVGCIVLDNFYEVALLQQEAVSRNQKVDALIRTTPGVEAHTHEYISTGQEDSKFGFDLSSGQADKVIKILQEDTNVNLRGVHSHIGSQIFDTNGFVLTVEKLFSQFTRWKEEYGFVPEILNAGGGFGIRYVEGDEPLPPEDYVKDLIKAVKKESEKANMDVPEIWIEPGRSITGDAGTTLYTVGSKKDIPGVRRYLSVDGGMTDNIRPALYQAEYEGILANRANEQAEDHFAVAGKCCESGDMLIWKLALPEADHDDILAVFCTGAYGYSMANNYNRITKPPVVFVEDNQADLVVKGETLEDITKNDLPLRSKERV, via the coding sequence ATGTATTTACATGGAACGAGTAAAATAAACAGCCTGGGACACCTTGAAATAGGCGGGGTGGACACGGTTGATATTGCAAAAAAATATGGCACTCCTGTGTACGTGTATGACGTGGCACTGATTAGAGAGCGTGCCAGCGGATTTAAAAAAGCTTTTGAAGAAGCAGGGGTGCAGCATCAGGTAGCTTATGCCAGTAAAGCGTTCAGCTGTATTGCTATGGTTCAGTTAGCAGATCAACTGGGCTTAAGCCTTGATATTGTTTCAGGCGGTGAATTAATGACTGCCAAAAAAGCGGGTTTTCCTATGGAGAGAGTTCATTTTCACGGGAATAACAAAAGTCCTGAAGAAATAAAATTTGCGCTAGATCTTGGTGTAGGCTGCATTGTACTTGATAATTTTTACGAAGTTGCTCTTTTACAGCAAGAAGCTGTTTCTAGAAACCAAAAAGTAGATGCTCTAATACGTACCACACCGGGTGTAGAAGCCCATACTCATGAATATATATCAACAGGTCAAGAAGACTCTAAATTTGGTTTTGACCTCTCAAGCGGTCAGGCCGACAAGGTAATTAAGATTCTTCAAGAAGATACAAATGTTAATTTACGAGGTGTCCACAGTCATATCGGTTCACAAATTTTTGACACGAATGGATTTGTACTAACGGTAGAAAAACTCTTTTCTCAATTTACAAGATGGAAAGAGGAGTATGGTTTTGTGCCGGAAATTCTTAACGCTGGCGGAGGCTTTGGCATTAGATACGTGGAAGGAGATGAACCGCTCCCCCCTGAAGATTATGTGAAAGACTTAATAAAAGCTGTGAAAAAAGAATCTGAAAAAGCAAACATGGATGTTCCAGAAATATGGATTGAACCTGGCCGTTCTATTACAGGGGATGCAGGAACTACTCTTTATACTGTCGGCTCCAAAAAAGATATTCCAGGAGTACGGAGGTATCTTTCTGTCGATGGAGGAATGACAGATAATATCAGACCAGCGCTGTATCAAGCAGAATATGAGGGGATTTTGGCTAATCGAGCAAACGAGCAGGCAGAAGATCACTTCGCTGTGGCAGGAAAGTGCTGTGAAAGCGGAGATATGCTTATCTGGAAGCTTGCGCTGCCTGAAGCAGATCATGATGATATTTTGGCTGTATTTTGTACAGGAGCCTATGGATATTCTATGGCTAATAATTACAATCGAATAACAAAACCTCCCGTTGTCTTTGTAGAGGACAATCAAGCTGATCTAGTTGTTAAAGGGGAGACATTAGAAGATATAACGAAAAATGATCTTCCCTTACGTTCAAAAGAACGAGTATAA
- a CDS encoding peptidylprolyl isomerase, with translation MKKGSIAFENGEQITIEFFPDAAPGTVENFETLANKGFYNGLNFHRVIPGFVAQGGCPNGTGTGGPGYTIKCETEGNPHKHGRGYLSMAHAGKDTGGSQFFILFEPQPHLDGVHTVFGKVTEGMDSVDRIQQGDVMKEVKVWDE, from the coding sequence ATGAAAAAAGGCAGCATCGCATTTGAAAATGGAGAACAAATTACGATTGAATTTTTCCCGGATGCGGCTCCGGGGACAGTAGAAAACTTTGAAACCCTTGCAAATAAAGGTTTTTATAATGGTTTGAATTTTCATCGCGTGATTCCGGGTTTTGTAGCACAAGGGGGCTGCCCTAATGGAACCGGAACCGGGGGGCCTGGCTATACAATTAAATGTGAAACGGAAGGTAATCCCCATAAGCATGGCCGGGGGTATCTTTCTATGGCACATGCAGGTAAAGATACAGGGGGAAGTCAATTTTTCATTTTATTTGAACCGCAGCCTCATTTAGATGGCGTCCATACTGTGTTTGGAAAAGTAACGGAAGGTATGGATTCTGTGGATAGAATACAACAAGGCGACGTTATGAAAGAAGTAAAAGTATGGGATGAGTAA
- a CDS encoding stage V sporulation protein AB: MAVEALFAIFIGLSGGLAVGSGLVAFITVLGIIPRLVQLTKTQKAIQAYEIAVITGAVIGSIATLHDIKGTFPAVLTIPVGLAAGMFVGMLAAALTEVLNVFPILARRVGMEKNIIVLVMAIVFGKILGSLFHWIFFVKF, translated from the coding sequence TTGGCAGTCGAAGCTTTATTCGCCATATTCATCGGATTAAGCGGCGGACTGGCGGTTGGAAGTGGGCTTGTAGCTTTTATTACCGTGTTAGGGATTATTCCAAGGCTTGTCCAGCTGACAAAAACACAAAAGGCCATTCAAGCATACGAAATTGCAGTCATTACTGGAGCTGTTATAGGATCCATTGCTACTCTTCATGATATAAAAGGAACATTTCCTGCTGTGTTAACCATTCCAGTAGGCTTAGCTGCAGGAATGTTTGTTGGAATGCTTGCGGCAGCTCTGACAGAAGTATTAAATGTATTTCCAATCTTGGCTCGTCGTGTAGGAATGGAAAAAAATATTATAGTGCTTGTAATGGCGATTGTGTTCGGAAAAATTTTGGGGTCGCTTTTTCACTGGATATTTTTCGTGAAATTTTAA
- a CDS encoding bifunctional 3,4-dihydroxy-2-butanone-4-phosphate synthase/GTP cyclohydrolase II, with translation MAEDHVFDPIEEAIYDLMQGKVVIVCDDEDRENEGDFVALAEKVTPETINFMITHGRGLVCTPILEKRAQELELVPMVDHNTDPHGTAFTVSVDHNSTTTGISAHERADTIKALLHPESKSYNFKRPGHVFPLVAKNGGVLRRAGHTEAAIDLARLAGSEPAGVICEIIKDNGEMARVPDLKIIADKHDLKMVTIKDLIQYRHKKDKLVKREAEIKLPTDFGDFKAIGYTSVVDDKESIALVKGQLRPNEPTLVRVHSECLTGDVFGSHRCDCGPQLQAALQQIEKEGTGILLYMRQEGRGIGLINKMKAYQLQEEGYDTVEANEKLGFKPDLRDYGIGAQVLRDLGVSKMKLLTNNPRKITGLKGYGLEVVERVALQLPYNKENERYLRTKYTKLGHMLHF, from the coding sequence ATGGCAGAGGACCACGTGTTTGACCCAATCGAAGAAGCAATATATGATTTGATGCAAGGTAAAGTAGTAATTGTGTGTGATGATGAAGATCGTGAAAATGAAGGTGACTTTGTTGCTCTTGCTGAAAAAGTGACACCAGAAACAATAAATTTTATGATTACGCATGGGCGTGGACTTGTTTGTACTCCTATTTTGGAAAAAAGAGCTCAGGAATTAGAGCTTGTTCCGATGGTCGATCATAATACAGACCCCCATGGGACTGCCTTTACAGTGAGTGTAGACCACAATTCTACGACGACAGGAATTTCTGCTCATGAACGGGCAGATACGATTAAAGCATTGCTTCATCCGGAGAGTAAAAGCTATAATTTCAAACGGCCGGGTCACGTCTTCCCATTAGTAGCCAAAAATGGCGGAGTCCTTCGAAGAGCAGGCCACACAGAAGCAGCTATTGATCTAGCTAGATTAGCTGGCTCTGAACCAGCAGGCGTTATTTGTGAAATTATTAAAGATAATGGAGAAATGGCAAGAGTACCAGATTTAAAAATAATTGCTGATAAGCATGATTTAAAAATGGTAACTATAAAGGATCTCATTCAATACAGACATAAAAAGGATAAACTTGTAAAACGAGAAGCAGAAATTAAACTCCCTACTGACTTTGGCGACTTTAAAGCGATTGGATATACATCTGTTGTAGATGATAAAGAAAGTATTGCTCTTGTGAAAGGACAGCTTCGCCCGAATGAACCGACACTTGTTCGTGTGCATTCAGAATGCTTGACTGGAGACGTATTTGGTTCCCACCGCTGTGACTGCGGACCTCAGCTTCAAGCAGCATTGCAGCAGATTGAAAAAGAGGGAACCGGCATATTATTATATATGAGACAAGAAGGACGCGGAATTGGCCTCATTAATAAAATGAAAGCCTATCAGCTTCAAGAAGAAGGGTATGATACAGTAGAAGCTAATGAAAAACTGGGGTTTAAACCGGACTTACGGGATTATGGTATAGGAGCTCAAGTTTTAAGAGATCTTGGCGTTTCTAAAATGAAGCTTCTTACGAATAATCCAAGAAAAATTACCGGACTAAAAGGATATGGTCTTGAAGTTGTCGAACGAGTAGCTTTACAGCTTCCTTATAATAAGGAAAATGAAAGGTATTTACGAACAAAGTATACTAAATTAGGCCATATGCTTCATTTTTAA
- a CDS encoding spore germination protein encodes MNEKELKDRLGIGVSFDVGIRKLEILGKEIQIYFVNGLCDMEYIIELLKELMDLEARGRETPHVREAIENHLTHVQVEYKDTLEDCIVEMLSGLIFILVEGEDRAFVVDVRNYPGRGPEEPDNEKVIRGARDGYTENIIENTALTRRRIRDERLRHEILRVGVRSKTDICISYIEGVADPNLVKIVRKELESIKIDGLPMADKVVEEYMVNQGNNPFPLVRYTERPDVAALHLFEGHVIVIVDATPSVIITPTTVFHHVQHAEEYRQAPFIGTFIKWIRFIGMFISLFVLPLWLLFVLEPNLLPDQFNYIGPSEDANVSEFMQIIIADVGLELLRMAAIHTPSPLTTALGLVAALLLGEVAIEVGLFTSEVVLYVALSAIGAYSNPSYELAIAIKMIRLLLLIVVVSFGSIGFVMASTILFLMLIQIRSLNKPYLWPLIPFDPQSLWQIVMRTTVPNLRRRPRIVHPQDTIKQTSE; translated from the coding sequence GTGAACGAAAAAGAATTAAAAGACCGCCTTGGCATTGGGGTAAGCTTTGATGTAGGTATTAGAAAACTTGAGATATTGGGTAAGGAAATTCAAATATATTTTGTGAATGGTCTTTGTGACATGGAATATATCATTGAATTGTTAAAAGAACTAATGGATTTAGAAGCAAGAGGAAGAGAAACCCCCCATGTCAGAGAAGCTATTGAAAACCACCTGACTCATGTACAAGTGGAATACAAAGATACATTAGAAGATTGTATAGTTGAAATGCTTTCGGGTCTTATTTTTATACTAGTCGAAGGCGAAGACAGAGCTTTTGTTGTAGATGTTCGGAACTATCCTGGACGGGGGCCGGAAGAACCTGATAATGAAAAAGTGATACGAGGTGCAAGAGACGGGTATACCGAAAATATTATAGAAAATACGGCGCTTACAAGAAGAAGAATCAGGGATGAAAGGCTTCGTCATGAAATTTTGAGAGTAGGGGTACGGTCAAAAACAGATATTTGTATTTCTTATATTGAAGGAGTTGCCGACCCTAATTTAGTAAAGATTGTCCGTAAAGAATTGGAGTCGATTAAAATAGATGGTTTGCCCATGGCAGATAAGGTAGTAGAAGAATATATGGTAAACCAGGGGAATAACCCGTTTCCTCTCGTTAGATATACCGAACGTCCTGATGTTGCAGCTCTTCATTTGTTTGAAGGGCATGTTATTGTAATTGTTGATGCTACTCCAAGTGTGATAATAACCCCCACTACCGTTTTTCATCATGTTCAGCATGCTGAAGAGTATAGACAGGCTCCTTTTATAGGAACGTTTATAAAATGGATTCGATTTATCGGGATGTTTATTTCATTGTTTGTATTGCCGCTTTGGCTTTTATTTGTATTAGAACCAAATTTACTTCCAGACCAGTTTAACTATATTGGTCCCAGTGAAGATGCGAACGTGTCAGAATTTATGCAGATTATTATAGCTGATGTGGGGTTGGAACTACTAAGAATGGCAGCGATACACACGCCTTCTCCTCTTACTACAGCACTCGGACTTGTAGCTGCACTGTTACTTGGGGAGGTAGCTATAGAAGTTGGATTATTTACATCTGAGGTAGTATTATATGTTGCACTTTCGGCAATTGGAGCCTATTCCAATCCGAGTTATGAATTAGCTATCGCTATAAAAATGATAAGGCTTCTATTATTAATTGTTGTGGTTAGTTTTGGAAGTATTGGGTTTGTTATGGCTAGTACGATACTATTTTTAATGCTTATTCAAATTCGTTCTCTAAATAAACCTTATTTATGGCCATTAATACCGTTTGATCCTCAGTCATTATGGCAAATTGTGATGAGAACAACAGTACCAAACTTACGCCGCAGGCCTAGAATTGTACATCCGCAGGATACGATAAAACAGACTTCGGAATAG
- the scpB gene encoding SMC-Scp complex subunit ScpB, whose protein sequence is MEELEMQAVIEGLLYVCGDEGLKLEEAARTLAISEQEAEKQLSVCKERIKKNMLGLEVKINGNKYQLVTNEKTAPFIEALASVPERGKLSQASLETLAIIAYNQPITRTEIDDIRGVKSEKAIQTLINKVLITDSGRAQSLGRPKLYKTTGRFLEYFDLSSLDELPTLDDVEEHDVTEEADLFFDSLK, encoded by the coding sequence ATGGAAGAATTAGAAATGCAAGCCGTAATAGAAGGCCTTTTATATGTTTGTGGAGATGAAGGTTTAAAACTAGAAGAAGCAGCAAGGACATTAGCTATCTCAGAACAAGAAGCAGAGAAACAATTATCTGTTTGTAAAGAAAGAATTAAGAAAAATATGCTAGGATTAGAGGTCAAAATAAATGGGAATAAGTATCAGCTTGTAACAAATGAAAAAACAGCTCCATTTATTGAAGCTTTAGCATCTGTTCCAGAAAGAGGGAAATTGTCCCAAGCCTCCTTGGAAACACTTGCAATTATAGCGTACAATCAACCCATAACAAGAACAGAAATTGATGATATACGTGGTGTGAAATCGGAAAAAGCCATTCAAACATTAATAAATAAAGTATTAATAACTGATTCTGGAAGAGCGCAAAGCCTCGGCCGCCCAAAACTTTATAAAACAACGGGTCGATTTCTAGAGTATTTTGATCTTTCCTCATTAGATGAGCTGCCGACATTAGACGATGTAGAAGAGCATGATGTAACCGAGGAAGCTGACCTGTTTTTTGATTCTTTAAAATAG